A window of Metabacillus sp. B2-18 contains these coding sequences:
- a CDS encoding UDP-N-acetylmuramoyl-tripeptide--D-alanyl-D-alanine ligase produces the protein MITRTLLDVQNMVNGEGLEEKYQHVEISGVTTDSRNVENDNLFFPLVGDVFNGHEFVDKAISNGAKAVIWQKSEKNPPKEVPIILVEDTLVALQALATAYINELPNLKIIGITGSNGKTTTKDMVAAILETTYKVHKTQGNFNNHIGLPLTVLSMSEDTEIAVLEMGMSGKGEIELLSEIAHPDVAVITNIGEAHLMDLGSREGIAEAKLEITKGLKKDGLFIFHGDEPLLQERVPGLSLKTATFGEASSNDYYPAKIIQEPTGTLFEVNNEEYFIPVLGKHNVWNALAAYAVADYYGVEKDAIKKGFSSMKLTGMRLELIQAKNGASIINDAYNASPTSMLAAIDLIENLKDFDQKIVVLGDMLELGDDEVEYHQQVGREIRQNNISHIFTYGKLGKEIAKGAKENQPVDTVHHYDNKDELIKHLQSIVKEKDIVLVKASRGMKLEEVVNSIV, from the coding sequence ATGATTACAAGAACACTACTTGATGTACAAAACATGGTGAATGGAGAAGGATTAGAAGAAAAATATCAACACGTTGAAATTTCAGGCGTAACAACTGATTCACGTAATGTTGAAAATGATAATTTATTTTTTCCACTTGTTGGTGACGTATTCAATGGGCATGAGTTCGTTGACAAAGCAATAAGTAACGGAGCAAAAGCAGTTATTTGGCAGAAATCCGAAAAAAACCCTCCAAAAGAAGTGCCAATCATTTTAGTTGAAGATACTTTAGTGGCGCTTCAAGCTCTTGCAACAGCATATATTAATGAATTACCTAACCTGAAAATTATCGGTATTACAGGTAGTAACGGTAAAACAACAACAAAGGATATGGTTGCAGCCATTTTAGAAACAACATATAAAGTACATAAAACACAAGGGAATTTTAATAATCATATAGGTTTACCATTAACCGTTTTAAGTATGAGTGAGGATACAGAAATAGCGGTTTTAGAGATGGGGATGAGTGGTAAAGGAGAAATTGAACTATTATCTGAAATTGCGCATCCGGATGTTGCGGTCATTACAAATATCGGTGAAGCACATTTAATGGATTTAGGATCTAGAGAAGGAATTGCAGAAGCTAAGCTTGAGATTACAAAAGGCTTAAAAAAAGACGGATTATTTATTTTTCACGGCGATGAACCACTTTTACAAGAGAGAGTGCCAGGACTGTCTTTAAAAACAGCTACTTTTGGAGAAGCAAGTTCTAATGATTATTACCCTGCAAAGATTATTCAAGAACCAACAGGAACATTATTTGAAGTGAACAATGAGGAATACTTTATTCCTGTACTTGGAAAACATAATGTGTGGAATGCTTTAGCAGCCTATGCAGTGGCGGATTATTATGGCGTTGAAAAGGATGCCATAAAAAAGGGATTTTCGTCCATGAAGTTAACTGGGATGCGTTTAGAGTTAATTCAAGCTAAAAATGGAGCATCAATTATTAATGATGCTTATAATGCAAGTCCTACTTCAATGTTAGCAGCAATTGACCTTATTGAGAATTTAAAAGACTTTGATCAAAAGATTGTCGTTTTAGGTGATATGCTTGAATTAGGTGATGATGAAGTAGAATATCACCAACAAGTAGGAAGAGAAATAAGACAAAATAATATTTCCCACATCTTCACTTATGGAAAACTTGGTAAAGAAATTGCAAAAGGTGCAAAAGAAAATCAACCGGTTGATACAGTTCATCATTATGATAATAAGGATGAATTAATTAAGCATCTACAGTCTATCGTGAAAGAAAAGGATATTGTTCTTGTAAAAGCCTCAAGAGGAATGAAGCTGGAAGAAGTCGTAAATTCAATTGTATAA
- a CDS encoding alpha/beta hydrolase produces MKGCLFIHGFTGAPYEVEPLASYIKKQTGWIVKVPTLPGHGVTLSLKGHTYKEWISHAEQELLLLMKEVDEVYVIGFSMGGVIASYLAAKYEVKKLVLLSAAVYYVNPKQLAMDIKNMIKDLFVGKINNNELFNRYRKKIVQTPISSTIEFRKLVKEIRPYIQKLNMPVLIVQGECDGIVPVKSAFYLYNTIPSKQKELHLLPCSKHHVCHGDDYEDLKEYVERFLENQHEESAIYS; encoded by the coding sequence TTGAAAGGATGTCTCTTTATTCATGGTTTCACCGGAGCACCTTATGAGGTGGAGCCACTTGCCAGCTATATAAAAAAGCAAACTGGTTGGATTGTAAAAGTTCCCACTCTGCCTGGACATGGAGTAACTCTTTCATTAAAAGGGCATACATATAAAGAATGGATTTCTCATGCTGAACAAGAACTTCTTTTATTAATGAAAGAGGTGGATGAGGTCTATGTTATTGGTTTTTCAATGGGAGGAGTTATTGCTTCGTATTTAGCTGCTAAATACGAAGTGAAAAAGTTGGTCCTATTAAGTGCTGCTGTTTATTATGTGAATCCTAAACAATTAGCAATGGATATAAAAAATATGATAAAAGATTTATTTGTTGGGAAAATTAATAATAATGAACTATTTAACCGGTATAGGAAAAAGATAGTCCAAACACCTATATCATCAACTATTGAATTTAGAAAGTTAGTGAAAGAAATAAGGCCTTACATTCAGAAATTAAACATGCCAGTACTAATTGTTCAAGGTGAATGTGATGGAATAGTTCCGGTTAAAAGTGCGTTTTATTTGTACAACACCATTCCCTCTAAACAAAAAGAACTACACTTACTCCCATGCTCTAAACATCATGTTTGTCATGGTGATGATTACGAAGATTTGAAGGAATATGTTGAACGCTTTTTAGAAAATCAACATGAAGAAAGTGCTATTTATAGTTAG
- a CDS encoding DEAD/DEAH box helicase — translation MTLTFQDLGLSTSLMESISKMGFEEPSPIQAQTIPLGLQKKDVIGQAQTGTGKTAAFGIPLIEKIDVKSNNIQAVVVAPTRELAIQVSEELYKIGYHKRSRVLPIYGGQDINRQIRSLKKNPHIIVGTPGRLLDHINRKTLRLSGVHTIVLDEADEMLNMGFIEDIEAILSNVPEERQTLLFSATMPDPIRRIAEKFMKDPELVKVKAKEMTVPNITQYYLETHERKKFDVLTRLLDIQSPELAIVFGRTKRRVDELSEALTLRGYTAEGIHGDLTQAKRMSTLRKFKEGAIEVLVATDVAARGLDISGVTHVYNFDVPQDPESYVHRIGRTGRAGKTGMAMTFVTPRELDIVKNIERTTKRKMDRMKPPTVDEAIESQQQMTVEKIRSIIEGENLSFYKRTAEELLEEFDAQDVVAAAIKFMTKEPTAVEVKLTEEAPLYSRSKNKGGRSSGNRRKGDYNRGGGGGGQKNRSSYGNRDRDRDRDRDRGGKSGQGGNNKRRYSNSK, via the coding sequence TTGACATTAACGTTTCAAGATTTAGGTTTAAGTACGTCATTGATGGAATCAATAAGTAAAATGGGATTTGAAGAACCATCACCAATTCAAGCACAAACGATCCCGTTAGGTTTGCAAAAGAAGGATGTTATTGGACAGGCGCAAACAGGTACTGGTAAAACAGCTGCATTTGGTATTCCGCTTATTGAAAAGATTGATGTGAAAAGTAACAACATTCAAGCTGTTGTTGTTGCTCCAACTCGTGAACTTGCTATTCAGGTATCAGAAGAACTATACAAAATTGGTTATCACAAGCGCTCTCGTGTTCTCCCTATTTATGGTGGTCAAGATATTAACAGACAAATTCGTTCATTAAAGAAAAACCCACATATTATCGTTGGAACACCTGGACGATTATTAGACCATATTAATCGTAAAACCCTTCGTTTAAGCGGCGTTCATACAATTGTATTGGATGAAGCAGATGAAATGTTAAACATGGGCTTCATTGAGGACATTGAGGCGATTCTTTCAAATGTACCAGAGGAGCGTCAAACATTACTTTTCTCAGCAACAATGCCGGATCCAATCCGTCGTATCGCAGAGAAATTTATGAAAGACCCTGAGCTTGTAAAAGTAAAAGCAAAAGAAATGACAGTTCCAAATATTACACAATACTACCTTGAAACACACGAAAGAAAGAAATTCGATGTTTTAACAAGATTACTTGATATTCAATCTCCTGAACTTGCGATTGTTTTCGGTCGTACAAAGCGTCGTGTTGATGAATTATCTGAAGCATTAACGTTAAGAGGTTATACAGCTGAAGGTATTCATGGTGACTTAACACAGGCTAAACGTATGTCTACTCTACGCAAATTTAAAGAAGGTGCAATTGAAGTACTAGTTGCAACAGACGTTGCAGCCCGTGGACTAGATATTTCAGGTGTTACACATGTTTATAATTTCGATGTACCTCAAGATCCAGAAAGCTATGTTCACCGTATTGGACGTACAGGTCGTGCAGGTAAAACAGGTATGGCGATGACTTTCGTTACACCTAGAGAATTAGACATTGTAAAAAACATTGAGCGTACAACAAAACGCAAAATGGATCGCATGAAGCCACCAACTGTTGATGAGGCGATTGAAAGTCAACAACAAATGACAGTGGAAAAAATTCGCTCAATCATTGAAGGTGAAAACCTTTCTTTCTACAAACGTACAGCAGAAGAGCTTCTTGAAGAGTTCGATGCACAAGATGTAGTAGCTGCTGCAATTAAATTTATGACAAAAGAGCCAACTGCTGTTGAGGTTAAACTAACAGAAGAAGCTCCGTTATACTCAAGATCTAAAAACAAAGGTGGCCGCTCTTCTGGCAATAGAAGAAAAGGTGACTACAATCGCGGCGGCGGCGGTGGTGGACAAAAGAATCGTTCATCATACGGTAACCGTGACCGTGACCGTGACCGTGATCGTGATCGTGGTGGTAAAAGTGGGCAAGGCGGTAATAATAAACGCCGTTACTCAAACTCAAAATAA
- a CDS encoding DUF418 domain-containing protein, producing MKESITRITLIDALRGASLFGILLANILIFQFGMWGKDEIQLYSLSNSNTFAYKFIKVFIEGSFMPIFTFLFGYSMVKLKEKLENHHLKYKRYFVRRFLMLLLLGILHSTFLWEGDILTFYGMMGFFLLLFLNRRLKTIFIWAIILLCLTPLIGYGQLEETKQEQAQMEEYVLDTIQTYSSGSYTEIMDHRNNELPMDVSPGLLILILAFIPFMSAPLFLFGIYSAKIGLFTQPALEKRQYIIGMVLVPIGLILKSFNIFSPDFNWSGVLGMLGANLLSLGYIFLFAFLFHILKGKKVKNAFANVGKLSLTNYLMQTVICTTIYYGYGFGLFGHTNLFSGILLALCIFCLQVIASTFYLKISSQGPVERVLRVVTNFSFKSTLKKKETISL from the coding sequence ATGAAGGAGAGCATAACTAGGATAACACTTATCGACGCCTTGAGAGGAGCCAGTCTTTTTGGTATCTTACTTGCTAATATTTTAATTTTTCAATTTGGAATGTGGGGAAAAGATGAAATACAATTATATAGCCTTTCGAACTCAAATACTTTTGCTTACAAGTTTATAAAGGTATTTATAGAGGGGAGCTTTATGCCAATCTTCACCTTTTTATTTGGGTATTCCATGGTGAAATTAAAGGAAAAACTCGAGAATCATCATCTTAAATACAAACGATATTTTGTAAGAAGATTTCTTATGCTCCTGTTGCTTGGTATTTTACACAGTACCTTTTTATGGGAAGGAGATATTTTAACTTTTTATGGTATGATGGGGTTTTTCTTATTACTCTTTTTAAATCGTCGATTGAAAACCATCTTTATTTGGGCAATTATTTTATTGTGCTTAACACCACTAATTGGTTATGGACAGTTAGAAGAAACAAAACAAGAACAAGCTCAAATGGAAGAGTATGTATTAGATACAATCCAAACCTATAGTTCGGGTTCATACACAGAAATTATGGATCATCGAAACAATGAATTGCCAATGGATGTTTCACCAGGCTTGCTGATCCTCATTTTGGCCTTTATTCCATTTATGTCTGCACCGCTTTTTTTATTTGGTATATACAGTGCAAAAATAGGTCTCTTTACACAGCCAGCACTCGAAAAAAGGCAATATATCATTGGTATGGTTCTTGTTCCTATTGGCTTAATATTAAAAAGCTTTAACATTTTCTCACCTGACTTTAACTGGTCAGGAGTCCTAGGCATGCTAGGCGCTAACCTGCTGTCTCTTGGTTATATCTTTTTATTCGCCTTCCTTTTTCATATTTTAAAAGGAAAGAAAGTAAAGAATGCCTTTGCCAATGTTGGGAAGCTTTCTCTAACAAATTATTTAATGCAAACTGTCATTTGCACAACCATTTATTACGGATATGGCTTTGGTCTTTTCGGTCATACGAACTTGTTCAGCGGCATCCTTTTGGCTCTTTGTATTTTTTGTCTACAAGTAATTGCCAGTACGTTTTATTTAAAGATATCATCGCAAGGACCAGTTGAAAGAGTACTTCGCGTTGTTACAAATTTTTCTTTTAAGTCAACACTTAAAAAGAAAGAAACGATTTCGCTTTAA